One Cololabis saira isolate AMF1-May2022 chromosome 18, fColSai1.1, whole genome shotgun sequence genomic region harbors:
- the LOC133418626 gene encoding uncharacterized protein LOC133418626, whose product MNVSSNCSLIINNITAEDAGLYTWWNDYSNGPTPLYLSVLTVSPSPPDVDPGRDGDVTLRCSLVRHRYLGSCEQNSIIWVDETGSVLLGEGDGFVSGGQNNCVSDLMVKHQRRSKRRFTCQVVEGDRVEIDAEYTLDFTDSSLINTRLIIGWVVGGLIMVLVNIATCLIIYRMKVKRNNPKNPTDVQLPMQQYVNRDKNYEDVVIYENNEGLPASVRSTDQ is encoded by the exons ATGAATGTGAGCAGTaactgctctctgatcatcaacaacatcactgctgaagatgctggtCTTTACACCTGGTGGAATGACTATTCTAATGGTCCCACACCTTTGTATCTGAGTGTtttaacag tctctccatctccaccagatgtggatccaggaagggatggagacGTGACATTACGCTGTTCTCTGGTGAGACACCGTTATTTGGGTTcctgtgagcagaacagcatcatctgggtggatgagacaggaagtgtgctgctcggtgaaggtgatgggtttgtgtctggaggacagaacaactgtgtttctgatctgatggtgaaacatcagagacgctccaagagaagattcacctgccaggttgttgaaggagacagagtggagatagatgctgaatacacgctggactttacag ATTCCAGTCTGATCAATACCAGATTGATTATTGGATGGGTGGTCGGGGGACTGATTATGGTTCTGGTCAACATCGCTACGTGTCTCATCATTTACAGGATGAAAGTTAAAAGGAACAATCCCAAAAATCCAACAG atgttcagttgccaatgcagcagtat GTGAACAGGGATAAAAATTATGAGGATGTGGTGATCTATGAAAACAATGAAGGCCTGCCTGCTTCTGTCCGATCCACAGATCAATAA